AAATCTTCCCTCGAGATCACCCGCAAAAATGGATTCTTTTCATCGTAAATATCTTTCTTTTTAGGTTCAGGTTCCGGACTCCAGATTTCCCCAAACCTAAATCCTCTCAATCCATGATCCTCTACTCGTTGCTTGAATTCGTCAGAAACGATAGGAATGAGTGAGGGGGATGCCGTTTTTCTTTTATAAGGAAAGAATATATGCTGCCCCTTCACTTTCTCCTTCAGGAAATCATACTTTTCAATGACACTCCATTTATTGAAGTTCGTATTTGCCTCATTTAAGCAATCTACTACATTAATAATATTGACTATATAACAATGGTAATGGTCATGGTGGACAGGTAAGAGTTCGACCGAGTCCCGAATAAGATCATTGAGTACCTCTACTGCCTTATTAGTAAAAATGGGATATTTGTTACTTCCGCCGTAGCTTAGCATGTCTCCCACGTCACCCGGTGCAGTGGTGAACAGCTCTATGGGCTCCCACCCATTTTTCATGGAAGTTCCTGTTAATCCCCTTCGATTACGCATGACTTGATTGGATTGTTCATCTTTCCCCCATAGTTCGTCAACGGCAGGATCAACAAGTAGTTCCCATAATCTCATTAATATCACTCCCGGTCTTTATATAAGAAATCAAGTCTCCATTTAATAATTTTTTACGTGTATCGTTCAAGAATTCAATCAATGCATCTCTACCCAATTCATGTTCATCAATTTCTTCAATATTTTTCTTTAAGTATTCCATATATTTCTGACCGCGTCTAAACATAGGGTTTCCTTTAATCTTTATTGAACTCCCTGCCCGTTACTTGAAGAAGAAAATGGCATTACCTCATTGTTAAAGTAATGCACCCCTTTAGTTTAAGTGCAATCCTTCACAATATATTGTTTATATAGAAAAACCGATATTCCTAATAGGAAATCGGCTTTTTGGTTATCCGTACTTCATTTACTAGTGTTGTGTAAAATCATTGTCCACTATCCAGTTTCTATTCAATTAAATTTATACTATTTTTACTATTTAAATAGTCAATTATCCCATCAACTATTGAATTTGTTGTGTTTGATTGAAATTCTTCTGATATCATTCGTGCTTCATCAGATGAATTTGAAATGAATCCAAGTTCAAGTAAGATTGCTGGACTTGAGTTTTCTCTTAATACATAGTAGTCCCCTAAACTTACACCACGATCTCTTGCATCCAACCCGTTTTTAAAAATATGATCTTGAATTAATGCTGCTAAAGGCTCATCCGATTTTTTCTTATAATACGTTGTAATTCCCTCAACATCAATCGTTAAAAATGCATCAAAATGGATACTAACAAATAAGTCTGCTTTCTGTTCATCTGCAACTTTTACACGATCTGCAAGTGATATATTTACATCATCATTTCTCGTTAATATAACATTAGCGTCAGTACGTTTCTCTAACTCATTTTTTATATTTTTAGCCATTGTTAATGTTACATCTTTTTCATTTGTTCCATTTTGTCCACTTGCACCTATATCTATACCACCATGACCTGCATCAATTACAATTGTTTTACCAGTTAATATCTTTTCAGAAGTTGTAATTACTTTATTTCTATTTACAGTTGATGCTTGGGCTGAATGTTCTTTATTTATTATTGGTTCATTCTCTTGAAGGTTCATGATTAAAACTATCATTAAAATTGATATTATCAATAATAAAAAAATTCTTTTCCACTTATCTTTCTTTCGATTCATGAAATTTCCCCCTAAGCTCCATATTTATCTTGCTGATATTTAATAGTCTAATAGTTGTGAATGAAGACAAAATCAAAATTATATAAAGATGAAATGAAGATTTATCAATTTTAAAGACGTTGTTCATTCCAAAAATTTAATGAAAAGTGCTCATTTGTGTTATATACCTTAAACGCATATCCATTAGCTCTTAAAAAGAGATAAAGATGAGATGAATAATCAATCAAGATTGATAAAAATTGATAAAAAAGACTAAAATTCTGTCTGTTACTATTCATAAAAACTAAAAGATAATTAATTTGGATATGAAAAAGAGACCATTTTAAAAATGGTCTCCAAGAAATTTCTTATCCTTCTACTCGTTTAAGTAGGTCATTACTCTGTTCTGTATAATATCAGCAACACTTTCCGCAGATTTTTGACCACTAAAATAGCTTTTCGATTCTTCTGAGATAATCGCTTGAATCTTGTCATTCGATCTCACTTGCGTATTTGCTTCAGTAATCATTTGCTTAAGTGGTTGAAGAGCTTCTTCTGAAATCGTTACCTGATCACCTTTTGGATTATCAAGTTTTGTTCCATTTTTCAATTCGGCAAATTCCTTTTCATTGGCAGCTTTATTAATTGGAAACATATCCGTTTGTGATTGTAGTTGCATATCATAAGACATTAAAAACTTTAAGTAATCCCATGCTTCCATTTTCACATTCGAGTTCGCATTCATCGCATATCGATCGGAACCTACAAACGAAACACCTGATTCTTTGTCAGAAGAATGTGGCATTTGATAAATTGTTGCATTCTTATAAAAAACTGCTGAGCGTAAAAAGTAATCTTTTGGAGAATAGATTTGAGAACTTCTGAAATAAGTACCATCCTCTGAATACTGTTCCGTTAATACATTTTCGTCATACAATTCCTTCACTTGCATTAATAAGTTGGTGAAAAATTTCGACTTAAAATAAGCTTCATTTTTTCCTATATTCACAAGCTGACTAAAATTTTTATCCTCAAATACTAAGGTATTTAAGAGTGTGTCGGGTGTTTCTTGCATTGTGAATTCAAGTGTTCCTTTTTGTTTTAACTGCTTACTAACTTCAACAAACTGACTCCATGTCCAATTATGTTTATCATCTATTTTGACACCAGTTTTCGAAATCGCTTCTTGATCCGCAAATAAAGCATTCAAGAAAAAACGAGTAGGTAATACATAAAGTCCACCATTCATTTTGGAATTTTGAATGATATTCATATAATATTGATTTTTATCAAATGAAGTATCGATATTAATATAGTCATTTAAGTTGACAAAAGCGTTTTTATCAACAAATCGATCCACAGGTAAACTGCTATCATTCAAAACAAATAAATCAGCACCTTTTCCAGATAAAACTTCTGTCGATGTCGTTTTAAGATATTTCTCCAATAAAACGGGTGACAACATATTTTTTGTCGTAAATCCTTTTATCTGAATCGTAATGTTGGGATGCTTTTTTTCGTATTCTTTTTTTGCCATTTCAAAGAATGGTGTATTTCCCATTACTGAGATGACTATCGTTTTTTTCTCGTCTTTACTTACCTTTAACGTTAGATCTTCTCTATTCTGTTTTTTACCATTATCATTAGTACTATTTTTTGAATGATTTTGTTCGGTGTTTTTGCTTTCCTTGGTTTGTGTGTTTCCACTACTGCATGCGGACAGACAAAACATTACGATTAAACTCATCATTAAAGGCAATATTTTTTTCATTACTTCATCTCCCATTTCTCTTCGTCATTGATTGTAAGATACCCACCTCAAATAAAGATTAGATGAAGATGAAATAAAGATTATTAAAAGATTGAAAAAATTTTCGGGAACGCTAGCTATAACAAAAAAAATCGCCCTGGTCAAAAGGGCGATTAATTAGAAAGAAACTAATGAGCAGTTTCTTCAACTATTTTTATTTAAGGTAAAGTAAAACAGTACGCCATCAGAAGTATTCACGACACCATACTGCGCACCATGTAGTTCCAATATATTTTTTGATATGGCAAGACCTAACCCAGTACTACCTTCTGATCGTTGACGAGACGTATCACCACGATAGAAACGTTCCCAGACTTTATCTAATTGGTCATTTGGAATGTGTGTTCCTTTATTTTCCACACACACTTTCACTTGGTCATCTTCTATTGTCGTTGAAATATAAATATTTTCATGAACAGGGGTATAACGGATCGCATTTGTTATATAGTTCGTGATGACTTGTTCAATTCGAGGTTGATTAGCGAATACTTCAATTGTTGCTAAATCTTTATGAACCGTGAGTTCCTTTTTCTCAATTTCTAAAGATAATTGATTACAAACATGATCAATTATTTTATCAATAAAAAAAGGTTCCATTTTCATTTTATACGTTCCAGACTCGTATTTTGCAAGTTCAAGCATATCGACAATTAATAGATCCATCTTGTCGACTTCTTTTTCCATCGCTTCAAAATAGTACTCCTTCTTATGACTAGCAACACCGTCTTTCAGTATCGAAATACAGCTTTTCATAATACTTAAAGGTGTCTTTAGTTCATGCGAAACACCTGAGATGAATTCTTTCCTAGTGTTTTCTAATTGTTTTTCTTTCTCAATATCTTGTTGTAGTTGAGTAATATGTGAATGTAGCGTATTTGAAAGCAAATTAATATTCTGTGATAAATCACCAATCTCATCTTTGGAATGATATTCAATTCGTTCTGAAAAATCTAAGTGTGCTATTTTTCTAGTTGTATCGTTTATTCTTAATAATGGTTTTGCGATTTTTATTGAATAGTAAATGGACGCCAAAATTGTAAGAAGTAAAACAAACGCAATCATATAGACAAAATAATCTTTTACCATCCGCACAGCTTCATCTACTGGTTGTAAAGAAGCCATTGAAAAAATATAATTTGTTTTACCATTTTCATCTTTAATCGGATCGATAAACAATTTATATTTGATTCCATTTTGTTCATAATCAAGCGTTTTAAACGTTTCGTATTGGTTTTGTTTATCCATGAATAAATTCGTTTGGAATTCATTAATACGATCCATAAATAAGCTATTACTGTATATGATGCTTGAAACGTCATTACGATCAGGAATGCGTACATTTTCTACTGTTCCTTTTAATTGATGGATTTCCTCATTATATTTTGTGGATAAGTCCAATTTTTCTTTTAAATCGTATTTCTCATTATCAACTTGAAAGGAGTTATCAATATTTTTCCACATGGATTGATTGATCCAGTATGAATTACGCTGAACCACATAAAGATAAAAAGGGATTGATATATTATTTTTATCAATCGTTTTAACATCCACTATATCTCCTTTTGAAATAGGTGGAGTATCTTGTAAAAGGTCGTCTTCTTTTAATAAATGATACAAAGGAATCTTTATTATTTCATTTGTATTTTTAATGGCTTCTATTTTAATTTCTACATAAAAATCATTTGCAGTTTTCATATTTCCATTGTGATCAAGCGTTGTAATCCATGTATTTTGAGCACGATAAAAGTCTTGTTCTAATTGCTGGATTGTTTGAACATCACCATTACTTTTTAGGTATTGTTTCTCAAACGATTTGATACTTGATTTCAGTTCATTAACTTTTCGATTTGCATAGTATTGCTTAAAAAAGATTGTTTGACCTATATAAATGGATCCAGTGATTAACAAACACAAAGTTGTTGTTAATAAAAACAGTTTTGAGACAATCCCGAATTTCATACGGTTTCCTCAAACTTATAACCTGTTCGAATAATCGTTTTAATCACTTTTGATTTACTACCTAATTTCGTACGTAAATTCCGAATATGTGTATTGATTGTCCGTTCATCACCATTGTAGTCATAGCCCCAAACCTTTTGTACGAGTTGTTCTCTTGTAATCACAATCCCATGGTTTTGCATTAAATAAGTTAATATTTCAAATTCAGTATGGGTTAAAGCGATATTGTTTCCATCTACTTTGACTGTCCGAGAAGAAAAATCGACTGAAATACCATTTTTGGTTAATGTTTCGTTTGAAGGCTCATTTATTTTATATCGACTTTCAAGTAATCGTTTAACTCTGGCAAGCAAAATTGGTGGACTATAAGGTTTTGTAACATAGTCATCGGCGCCTAACTCAAACCCAAGCAGTGTATCATCTTCATCAACCCGTGCTGTTAACATGATGATAGGAACATTTGAAGTCTTTCGAATTCTTCTACAAACTGCCCACCCATCAACCTTCGGTAACATAATATCAAGAATAATGAGATGAAAATCTTGTTCTTGATATAATTCCAATGCTTGTTCACCATCAATCGCTTCAATTACTTCATGACCTTCATTTACTAAATAATCTTTCACAATTTCACGTAAAATCGTTTCATCTTCCACGATTAAGATTTTGTATTGCATGATCTATCCACGCTCGCCTTCTATGCTCTCCCATACTACTATTTTATCAAACATGGAATTATAATAATTAGTAATGTAACCATTAATCCTTAGCACCTGATAACTGAATTCCTTTGATTAAATATTTTTTTGCAAATCCGAAAATCAATAACATTGGTGCCATATAGAGAATAGATGCAGCGAAACTAATGCCTCTTGTATCTTGTATGATTTGCGATAAATAAAGTGACAACGGGAATTTTGATGGATCATCTAGAAAAATAAGTGGTTGTTCAACCATGTTCCAATAATCAGCGAATAATAATACGACTAATGCTGCAAGTC
The DNA window shown above is from Neobacillus sp. WH10 and carries:
- a CDS encoding N-acetylmuramoyl-L-alanine amidase; amino-acid sequence: MNRKKDKWKRIFLLLIISILMIVLIMNLQENEPIINKEHSAQASTVNRNKVITTSEKILTGKTIVIDAGHGGIDIGASGQNGTNEKDVTLTMAKNIKNELEKRTDANVILTRNDDVNISLADRVKVADEQKADLFVSIHFDAFLTIDVEGITTYYKKKSDEPLAALIQDHIFKNGLDARDRGVSLGDYYVLRENSSPAILLELGFISNSSDEARMISEEFQSNTTNSIVDGIIDYLNSKNSINLIE
- a CDS encoding ABC transporter substrate-binding protein — its product is MKKILPLMMSLIVMFCLSACSSGNTQTKESKNTEQNHSKNSTNDNGKKQNREDLTLKVSKDEKKTIVISVMGNTPFFEMAKKEYEKKHPNITIQIKGFTTKNMLSPVLLEKYLKTTSTEVLSGKGADLFVLNDSSLPVDRFVDKNAFVNLNDYINIDTSFDKNQYYMNIIQNSKMNGGLYVLPTRFFLNALFADQEAISKTGVKIDDKHNWTWSQFVEVSKQLKQKGTLEFTMQETPDTLLNTLVFEDKNFSQLVNIGKNEAYFKSKFFTNLLMQVKELYDENVLTEQYSEDGTYFRSSQIYSPKDYFLRSAVFYKNATIYQMPHSSDKESGVSFVGSDRYAMNANSNVKMEAWDYLKFLMSYDMQLQSQTDMFPINKAANEKEFAELKNGTKLDNPKGDQVTISEEALQPLKQMITEANTQVRSNDKIQAIISEESKSYFSGQKSAESVADIIQNRVMTYLNE
- a CDS encoding sensor histidine kinase, with product MKFGIVSKLFLLTTTLCLLITGSIYIGQTIFFKQYYANRKVNELKSSIKSFEKQYLKSNGDVQTIQQLEQDFYRAQNTWITTLDHNGNMKTANDFYVEIKIEAIKNTNEIIKIPLYHLLKEDDLLQDTPPISKGDIVDVKTIDKNNISIPFYLYVVQRNSYWINQSMWKNIDNSFQVDNEKYDLKEKLDLSTKYNEEIHQLKGTVENVRIPDRNDVSSIIYSNSLFMDRINEFQTNLFMDKQNQYETFKTLDYEQNGIKYKLFIDPIKDENGKTNYIFSMASLQPVDEAVRMVKDYFVYMIAFVLLLTILASIYYSIKIAKPLLRINDTTRKIAHLDFSERIEYHSKDEIGDLSQNINLLSNTLHSHITQLQQDIEKEKQLENTRKEFISGVSHELKTPLSIMKSCISILKDGVASHKKEYYFEAMEKEVDKMDLLIVDMLELAKYESGTYKMKMEPFFIDKIIDHVCNQLSLEIEKKELTVHKDLATIEVFANQPRIEQVITNYITNAIRYTPVHENIYISTTIEDDQVKVCVENKGTHIPNDQLDKVWERFYRGDTSRQRSEGSTGLGLAISKNILELHGAQYGVVNTSDGVLFYFTLNKNS
- a CDS encoding response regulator transcription factor, producing MQYKILIVEDETILREIVKDYLVNEGHEVIEAIDGEQALELYQEQDFHLIILDIMLPKVDGWAVCRRIRKTSNVPIIMLTARVDEDDTLLGFELGADDYVTKPYSPPILLARVKRLLESRYKINEPSNETLTKNGISVDFSSRTVKVDGNNIALTHTEFEILTYLMQNHGIVITREQLVQKVWGYDYNGDERTINTHIRNLRTKLGSKSKVIKTIIRTGYKFEETV